The Afipia massiliensis genome has a segment encoding these proteins:
- a CDS encoding ABC transporter substrate-binding protein, whose product MKFFGRTMLAAAALAALSFGSRPAAAVDLTMYYPVAVGGPVTKIIDDMVARFEKENADIKVTAVYAGNYTDTMTKAMTAMKGGQPPQLSVLLSTDVFTLMDEKAIVPMDDLVADKAWFKEFYPAFMANGQVDGKTWSIPFQRSTIVLYWNKDAFKEAGLDPEKAPASWDEMTEMSKKLVKKDASGNTTRWGVEIPTTGYGYWMLQALAIENGQRLMNEAGNEVYLTAPKTVGALDYWVDLSRKQAVMPPGSIDWATLRTDFLEGKTAMMWHTTGNLTAVKDGAKFNFGVAMLPAKERRGSPTGGGSFYIFKGASPEQQKAAVKFIQWMTTPERAAEWSIKTGYAAVSPAAYKTPAMEAYAKGFPAALVARDQLEHAVPELSVHENGRIYKFVNDAIQAAVTGTQKPSEALAAAQQQADRVLRAYK is encoded by the coding sequence ATGAAATTTTTTGGACGAACGATGCTTGCGGCGGCTGCGCTTGCGGCTCTGTCTTTCGGTTCGCGGCCTGCGGCTGCGGTTGATCTCACCATGTATTATCCTGTCGCGGTCGGCGGCCCGGTGACCAAGATCATCGACGACATGGTGGCGCGTTTCGAGAAGGAGAACGCGGACATCAAGGTGACCGCAGTTTATGCCGGCAACTACACCGATACGATGACCAAGGCGATGACGGCGATGAAGGGCGGCCAGCCGCCGCAGTTGTCGGTGCTGCTCTCGACCGACGTGTTCACGCTGATGGATGAAAAAGCCATCGTGCCGATGGACGACCTCGTTGCCGACAAGGCGTGGTTCAAGGAATTCTATCCGGCGTTCATGGCGAACGGGCAGGTCGACGGCAAGACCTGGAGCATTCCGTTCCAGCGGTCGACCATCGTGCTGTACTGGAACAAGGACGCTTTCAAGGAAGCGGGTCTCGATCCGGAAAAGGCGCCCGCCAGCTGGGACGAAATGACCGAGATGAGCAAGAAGCTCGTCAAGAAGGATGCATCCGGTAACACCACCCGCTGGGGCGTCGAAATTCCGACGACAGGCTACGGTTACTGGATGCTTCAGGCGCTGGCGATCGAAAACGGCCAGAGGCTGATGAACGAGGCGGGCAATGAGGTCTATCTCACCGCGCCGAAGACCGTTGGTGCGCTGGATTACTGGGTTGATCTGTCGCGCAAGCAGGCGGTGATGCCTCCGGGCAGCATCGACTGGGCGACGCTGCGTACCGATTTCCTCGAAGGCAAGACCGCGATGATGTGGCACACCACGGGCAATCTGACCGCGGTGAAGGACGGCGCCAAGTTCAACTTTGGTGTCGCCATGCTGCCTGCCAAGGAACGCCGTGGCTCGCCAACCGGCGGCGGCAGCTTCTACATCTTTAAGGGCGCTTCGCCCGAGCAGCAGAAGGCGGCGGTGAAGTTCATCCAGTGGATGACGACGCCTGAGCGCGCGGCCGAATGGAGCATCAAGACCGGGTATGCCGCTGTTTCGCCCGCGGCTTACAAGACGCCGGCAATGGAGGCATACGCGAAGGGCTTCCCTGCAGCTCTGGTCGCTCGCGATCAGCTCGAACATGCTGTCCCTGAGCTGTCGGTTCACGAGAACGGCCGTATCTACAAGTTCGTCAACGACGCCATTCAGGCTGCGGTGACGGGTACGCAGAAGCCGTCGGAAGCTCTTGCTGCTGCCCAGCAGCAAGCCGACCGCGTGCTGCGCGCTTACAAGTAA
- a CDS encoding GumC family protein, giving the protein MDGIAAMLRRRAAFITAVTLACAGICLAWILLSAPKYVASGRILLDVPGAQVSSGGAAPAAGNADATGVENQIHVMTSRSVYDRVIAQEKLETDPLFGGKSKGILSALLAGVGLAPAVDRHAMALRQLDRAVSIVRNPGSHTVDVNVVTPDRETSARVANAVMDGYVEEQAQARKGVSPSAAASLGPRLETLQSRVRNAEQRYEMFRGENQTVVATGSSNAEKQMNEISGQMSAAEAKVAGLRSTLNQLQRARKTLEAGGIPDTARGGAVGALGNRYAAARQLELDLSETLGPRHPDLIIARMRANEAKRLLDQSIQGAVQSATSELERARSSVTQLRNRIEASKQDLMKSNETVARLKELERDVEASRVAYQAVLARSRDLGGQQQPDRSNARILSRATAPLEPSGAFPIGVLLTSLLIGLGLGVSLAWLLELMDEPKGPVTAP; this is encoded by the coding sequence GTGGACGGCATCGCGGCGATGTTGCGCCGCCGGGCTGCATTCATTACCGCCGTGACGCTTGCATGCGCGGGTATTTGCCTTGCCTGGATTCTGCTGTCGGCTCCAAAGTATGTCGCTTCCGGCCGGATTTTGCTCGACGTGCCGGGAGCCCAGGTTAGCAGTGGTGGCGCGGCTCCGGCAGCGGGTAACGCGGACGCGACGGGCGTCGAAAACCAGATCCACGTCATGACATCGCGCAGTGTTTACGATCGGGTCATTGCGCAGGAGAAACTCGAAACCGATCCGCTCTTTGGCGGCAAATCGAAAGGCATTCTCTCCGCGCTTCTGGCCGGCGTCGGGCTTGCTCCTGCCGTCGATCGGCACGCGATGGCGCTGCGCCAGCTCGACCGTGCGGTCAGCATCGTGCGCAATCCCGGCTCTCATACCGTCGACGTCAACGTCGTCACACCGGATCGTGAGACCTCGGCTCGTGTCGCCAATGCCGTAATGGATGGCTATGTCGAGGAACAGGCGCAGGCGCGCAAGGGAGTATCGCCCAGCGCCGCCGCATCTCTCGGTCCACGGCTGGAAACGCTCCAGTCCCGCGTGCGGAACGCGGAACAACGCTATGAGATGTTTCGCGGTGAGAACCAGACGGTTGTCGCGACCGGTTCATCCAATGCCGAGAAGCAGATGAACGAGATTTCCGGCCAGATGAGCGCTGCCGAGGCCAAGGTCGCTGGTCTGCGTTCGACACTCAACCAGCTTCAGCGTGCCAGAAAGACTCTGGAAGCTGGAGGCATTCCCGACACGGCTCGCGGAGGAGCCGTGGGCGCGCTTGGAAATCGCTACGCAGCGGCGAGGCAACTTGAGCTCGACCTGTCCGAGACGCTTGGGCCCCGCCATCCCGATCTCATCATTGCGCGGATGCGGGCTAACGAAGCAAAACGGCTGCTGGATCAGTCGATCCAAGGGGCTGTTCAGTCAGCCACGAGCGAATTGGAGCGGGCGCGCTCGTCGGTAACGCAGCTCAGAAATCGTATTGAGGCGTCTAAACAGGACCTGATGAAGTCCAACGAAACGGTTGCACGTCTCAAGGAGCTTGAACGGGATGTGGAGGCGAGCCGGGTTGCCTATCAGGCTGTGCTGGCCCGGTCTCGCGACCTTGGCGGCCAACAGCAACCTGACAGATCGAATGCCCGGATACTCAGTCGTGCGACAGCACCGCTTGAGCCCAGCGGGGCGTTTCCCATCGGTGTGCTGCTCACCAGCTTGCTGATTGGGCTCGGCCTCGGCGTCAGCCTTGCATGGCTACTGGAACTGATGGACGAGCCGAAGGGACCCGTCACCGCCCCTTGA
- a CDS encoding acyl-CoA dehydrogenase family protein has product MTAALRFDQIRLPEECETLRREVRAFLAEEIAAGTFNPHEPQREDTDIPEFSQRVGERGWIGMTWPKQYGGHERTFLERYVVTEEMRVANAPTRRFFVADRQSGPVLLKYANERIKMDIVPRICRGEVCFAIGMSEPNSGSDLFAAKTKATKTDGGWLINGTKIWTTSAHMADYMLAIFRTSPPTKENRRHGLTQFLVDMKTPGITVNPIEQISGLKEFNEVVFQDAFMPDDHLLGEIDGAWKQATSELAYERSGPERFLETYYVLTELVRALGSNPDTRGAEGIGRLVAQLHTMRRMSVSVAGMLQAGKEPVVEASIVKDIGTIWEQQLPHRVRDLAAFIDFDASNHQTLEDQLTFAIKTAPKLTIQGGTTEVLRGIIARGLGLR; this is encoded by the coding sequence ATGACCGCAGCGCTTCGTTTCGACCAGATCCGTTTGCCGGAAGAATGCGAGACGCTGCGACGCGAAGTGCGTGCGTTCCTCGCCGAGGAGATCGCCGCCGGCACCTTCAATCCGCATGAACCGCAGCGCGAGGACACCGACATTCCGGAGTTCAGCCAACGGGTCGGCGAGCGCGGCTGGATCGGCATGACCTGGCCGAAACAATATGGTGGTCACGAGCGCACCTTTCTGGAACGCTATGTCGTCACCGAGGAGATGCGCGTCGCCAATGCGCCGACCCGCCGCTTCTTCGTCGCCGACCGCCAGAGCGGCCCGGTGCTGCTCAAATATGCCAACGAGCGGATCAAGATGGACATTGTACCGCGGATCTGCCGCGGCGAGGTCTGCTTCGCGATCGGCATGAGCGAACCGAACTCCGGCTCTGACCTGTTCGCAGCCAAGACCAAGGCCACCAAAACCGACGGCGGCTGGCTAATCAACGGGACCAAGATCTGGACTACCTCAGCGCACATGGCCGACTACATGCTCGCGATTTTCCGCACCTCGCCGCCGACCAAGGAGAATCGCCGCCACGGCCTGACCCAGTTCCTGGTCGACATGAAGACACCTGGCATCACGGTCAACCCGATCGAGCAAATCAGCGGGCTGAAGGAATTCAACGAGGTTGTCTTCCAGGACGCCTTCATGCCGGATGACCATCTGCTGGGCGAAATCGACGGCGCGTGGAAACAGGCCACCAGCGAACTCGCCTATGAGCGCAGCGGGCCGGAACGGTTCCTTGAGACCTACTACGTGCTGACCGAACTCGTGCGCGCACTCGGGTCAAACCCCGACACGCGCGGCGCGGAAGGCATCGGCCGGCTCGTCGCCCAGCTTCACACCATGCGCCGCATGTCGGTGTCGGTTGCAGGCATGCTGCAGGCCGGCAAGGAACCTGTCGTCGAAGCGTCCATCGTCAAGGACATCGGCACCATCTGGGAGCAGCAGTTGCCGCACCGGGTGCGCGACCTTGCGGCTTTCATTGACTTTGACGCGTCCAACCACCAGACGCTGGAAGATCAGCTCACGTTCGCCATCAAGACCGCACCAAAACTGACAATCCAGGGCGGCACCACCGAAGTCCTGCGCGGCATCATCGCGCGCGGACTCGGGCTACGCTGA
- a CDS encoding ABC transporter ATP-binding protein — translation MSAISLDHISKNWGPMRAVDDVSLTADQGSLLVLLGPSGCGKSTTLRLIAGLEQPDGGTITIGGADVTNLTPAQRKISMVFQSYALFPHLSVRENIVFGLRVRRVSRAERDARLKRVADIVGLGHLLERKPSQLSGGQRQRVALGRAIIAEAKVCLMDEPLSNLDAKLRHEMRTEIRSLQQRLGMTMVYVTHDQTEAMTMADRVVLMRDGRIEQNGTPEELYNRPATAFTARFIGTPPMNLIARGDRLLGIRPEHIRVVSHDGHSARVKAVEHLGADSIILCEIDGQRVSVRQDGFCKSQPGDDIRLVWDAGFEHQFDKTSERRIEPAAGETKRVAAV, via the coding sequence ATGTCGGCGATCAGTCTCGATCATATCTCCAAGAACTGGGGCCCGATGCGCGCCGTTGACGACGTGAGTCTCACGGCGGATCAGGGCTCGCTGCTGGTGCTTCTGGGGCCATCGGGTTGCGGAAAATCCACGACCTTGCGGTTGATCGCTGGCCTCGAGCAGCCGGATGGCGGCACCATTACAATCGGCGGGGCCGATGTAACGAATCTGACGCCGGCTCAGCGCAAGATCTCGATGGTCTTTCAGTCCTACGCGCTATTTCCGCATCTGAGTGTCAGAGAGAATATCGTCTTTGGCCTGCGTGTACGCCGCGTGTCCCGCGCGGAGCGTGATGCACGGCTCAAGCGCGTCGCCGACATCGTTGGTCTCGGCCATCTGCTGGAGCGCAAACCGTCGCAGCTTTCCGGCGGCCAGCGTCAGCGTGTCGCGCTCGGTCGCGCCATTATCGCTGAGGCGAAAGTCTGCCTGATGGACGAGCCGCTCTCCAACCTCGACGCCAAGCTGCGCCATGAAATGCGCACCGAAATTCGTTCGCTTCAGCAGCGTCTCGGCATGACGATGGTTTATGTGACTCACGATCAGACCGAAGCCATGACCATGGCCGATCGCGTGGTGCTGATGCGTGACGGCCGTATCGAGCAGAACGGCACGCCTGAAGAGCTTTACAATCGACCGGCAACCGCTTTCACGGCGCGCTTCATCGGGACGCCGCCGATGAATCTGATTGCGCGGGGCGACCGGTTGCTCGGCATTCGTCCAGAACATATTCGCGTCGTGTCGCATGACGGTCATTCGGCGCGCGTAAAGGCGGTCGAGCATCTCGGCGCTGACAGCATCATTCTTTGTGAAATCGACGGTCAGCGGGTTTCGGTGCGACAGGACGGATTTTGCAAATCACAGCCGGGAGACGACATCCGGCTCGTTTGGGATGCGGGTTTCGAGCATCAGTTCGACAAAACATCGGAGCGGCGGATCGAACCCGCGGCAGGCGAAACGAAAAGGGTTGCTGCTGTCTGA
- a CDS encoding endonuclease/exonuclease/phosphatase family protein, translating to MRLLTWNIQCGKGCDGVTDLARIVSVAKELADADVYCFQEVSDNFANLDGGADQSAQLASLLPGYVPVFRPAIETIDGGGRTHRFGNMTLSRLPVTQISNHLLPWPGAGTVRSMRRHALDVTVQTASGALRVVNTHLEYHSADQREAQIKRLLDLQEEASTSAKASGSHNEPYAAQTLAASSLLCGDFNFDVSDPQHALINESARAGLNYRDAWLICHPGKSHAMTCGLYDRVQWSDGPDCRDFIFASEDLSGRIRHIEVDAKTAASDHQPIFIELAD from the coding sequence ATGCGGCTGCTGACCTGGAATATTCAGTGCGGCAAGGGCTGCGATGGCGTGACCGATCTTGCGCGCATCGTCTCCGTCGCAAAGGAGTTGGCTGACGCGGACGTTTACTGCTTTCAGGAAGTCTCCGACAATTTTGCCAATCTCGACGGTGGCGCCGATCAAAGCGCGCAGCTGGCATCTCTGCTGCCCGGATATGTGCCGGTCTTTCGTCCGGCAATTGAAACCATCGATGGCGGCGGACGCACGCACCGGTTCGGAAACATGACGCTGTCGCGGTTGCCGGTGACACAGATATCCAATCATTTGCTGCCGTGGCCGGGAGCCGGCACTGTCCGCAGCATGCGGCGTCACGCGCTCGATGTGACGGTTCAGACGGCGTCCGGTGCGTTGCGCGTTGTCAACACCCACCTCGAGTATCATTCGGCCGATCAGCGCGAAGCGCAGATCAAGCGGTTGCTTGATCTTCAGGAAGAGGCATCGACAAGCGCCAAGGCGAGCGGTTCACACAACGAGCCCTATGCGGCCCAGACACTGGCAGCGTCAAGCCTGCTCTGCGGCGATTTCAATTTCGATGTCTCGGATCCTCAGCACGCGCTGATCAATGAATCAGCCCGTGCGGGGTTGAACTATCGCGATGCCTGGTTGATCTGTCATCCCGGAAAGTCTCACGCGATGACATGCGGACTATACGATCGCGTGCAATGGTCGGACGGGCCCGACTGCCGCGATTTCATCTTCGCGAGCGAGGATCTGAGCGGCCGGATTCGCCACATTGAGGTGGACGCCAAGACCGCGGCGTCTGACCACCAGCCAATCTTTATCGAACTCGCGGACTAA
- a CDS encoding enoyl-CoA hydratase/isomerase family protein, translated as MSGFTDIGVEKHGHVTLIEIRRPPLNFFDLSLIRQIADALGQIDNDMDSRAVVLASQGKAFCAGANFNRPAGFDGDAASGDGTTGDLYREAVRIFSNKKPIVAAVQGAAIGGGLGLAVSADFRVTCPEARFAANFTKLGFHPGFGLTVTLPEVVGKNNAALMFYTSRRVTGEEAFNMGLANVLVPQDQVRDEAFKLAHEIAENSPLGLMSTRATMRAGLADRVKAQTDHELAEQTWLRDTEDFQEGIKATAERRAGNFKGR; from the coding sequence ATGAGCGGCTTCACCGATATCGGCGTCGAGAAACATGGCCACGTCACGCTGATCGAAATTCGCCGGCCGCCGCTGAATTTCTTCGATCTCTCCCTGATCCGCCAGATCGCCGACGCGCTCGGGCAAATCGACAACGACATGGACAGCCGCGCCGTGGTGCTCGCCTCGCAAGGGAAAGCGTTTTGCGCGGGCGCGAACTTCAACCGGCCTGCGGGCTTTGATGGAGACGCAGCGTCCGGCGACGGCACAACCGGTGACCTTTACCGCGAGGCCGTGCGCATCTTCAGCAACAAGAAGCCGATCGTTGCAGCCGTCCAGGGCGCGGCCATCGGTGGCGGGTTGGGCCTTGCGGTCTCGGCGGATTTCCGCGTCACCTGCCCCGAGGCCCGCTTCGCAGCGAATTTCACCAAGCTTGGTTTTCACCCCGGCTTCGGCCTCACCGTGACACTTCCCGAAGTGGTCGGAAAGAACAACGCCGCGCTGATGTTTTACACCAGCCGCCGCGTGACCGGCGAGGAAGCGTTCAACATGGGACTGGCCAACGTGTTGGTGCCGCAGGATCAGGTGCGCGACGAAGCGTTCAAACTCGCACACGAGATCGCAGAAAATTCGCCGCTGGGATTGATGTCAACACGCGCAACCATGCGTGCGGGATTGGCGGATCGCGTCAAGGCGCAAACCGATCATGAACTCGCTGAGCAAACGTGGCTGCGCGACACCGAGGACTTCCAGGAAGGCATCAAGGCGACCGCAGAGCGCCGCGCCGGCAACTTCAAGGGGCGGTGA
- a CDS encoding carbohydrate ABC transporter permease: MNGRTHPLEAIAAWLLALLWLAPLVYAFWSALHPAAYATSFSLSAPWTLENFARAWDQAPFGRYYINTVVLVVIILIGQLILSTLAAYAFARFTFRGSGIAFALVLLQLMIMPDVLIVENYRMIGKLGLLDTIPAIALPYLASAFGIFLLRQTFKSVPQELVEAARVEGAGPLQILWKVYVPLARPTYVAFGLVSVSYHWNNFLWPLIVTNSVESRPLTVGLAVFGAPETGVDWSIITAATVMTMGPLLIAFLLFQRQFVQSFMRAGIR, encoded by the coding sequence ATGAACGGCCGCACGCATCCTCTTGAAGCGATTGCGGCGTGGCTGCTGGCGCTGCTTTGGCTCGCACCGCTGGTCTACGCATTCTGGAGCGCACTGCATCCAGCGGCTTACGCGACATCGTTCAGCCTGTCCGCGCCGTGGACACTGGAGAATTTTGCACGCGCGTGGGATCAGGCGCCGTTCGGGCGGTACTACATCAACACGGTCGTATTGGTCGTCATCATTCTGATCGGTCAGCTGATACTTTCGACGCTTGCGGCCTACGCTTTCGCGCGTTTCACGTTCCGTGGAAGCGGGATCGCCTTCGCACTGGTGCTATTGCAGTTGATGATCATGCCGGACGTGCTGATCGTCGAGAACTATCGCATGATCGGGAAGCTTGGCTTGCTCGACACGATTCCCGCGATTGCGCTGCCATACCTCGCAAGCGCGTTCGGAATTTTTCTGTTGCGGCAGACGTTCAAGAGCGTGCCGCAGGAACTGGTCGAGGCAGCCCGTGTCGAAGGGGCAGGCCCGCTGCAGATTCTCTGGAAGGTCTACGTTCCGCTGGCGCGGCCGACTTACGTGGCCTTCGGCCTCGTGTCTGTCAGCTATCACTGGAACAACTTCCTGTGGCCTTTGATCGTGACGAACTCGGTGGAAAGCCGGCCTCTCACGGTCGGCCTTGCGGTGTTCGGGGCCCCTGAGACCGGCGTGGACTGGTCGATCATCACGGCAGCCACGGTGATGACGATGGGCCCGTTGCTGATTGCGTTCCTGCTGTTCCAGAGGCAGTTCGTACAATCCTTCATGCGTGCGGGCATTCGCTGA
- a CDS encoding PAS domain-containing protein: MTAVSAGLADALLASASDAIIATDRDGLVTFWNPGAVRIFGFSSDEAMGQPLDFIIPENLRARHWAGYRNTMATGESRYGEGDLLSVPALTKSGQRISVEFTIVMLRDERGLPDGTVAVLRDVTKNFTEKLALRREVAELRRSTSST, from the coding sequence ATGACCGCAGTTTCAGCCGGTCTTGCCGATGCGCTGCTGGCATCAGCGTCAGATGCCATCATCGCAACCGACCGTGACGGCCTCGTTACTTTCTGGAATCCCGGTGCCGTGCGAATTTTCGGCTTCTCGTCCGACGAGGCGATGGGACAACCGCTCGACTTCATCATTCCCGAGAATCTCAGGGCACGCCATTGGGCCGGATATCGGAACACGATGGCAACCGGTGAAAGCCGTTATGGCGAAGGGGATCTGCTGTCGGTTCCAGCGCTGACCAAGAGCGGCCAGCGCATCTCCGTCGAGTTCACGATTGTCATGTTGCGCGACGAACGCGGTCTGCCTGATGGAACGGTCGCTGTGCTGCGCGACGTGACCAAGAATTTCACGGAGAAACTCGCGTTGAGGCGCGAGGTTGCGGAGCTTCGACGGTCCACCTCCAGCACGTGA
- a CDS encoding carbohydrate ABC transporter permease, translated as MTDQAATMSVAARRPKSHAWWNAVNAWLLLLPAAVLLIAFTHYPILATIRHSFFITRRNGTEVFVGLESYHAMAADPIFWKALVNNFWFALGTIPTSIALALLMAIWVNRNMRGRGFLRLAFFTPTVLPMIAVANIWLFFYTPDYGLLDQLRGVFGLAGWNWLGDPSTVMGCLVVMVIWKEAGFFMIFYLAALQQLSPDLEEAAAVEGASRWYTFRRITFPLLMPTTLFVTINAVINSFKLVDHLVIMTKGGPNNASTLLLYYIYEVAFTFQDSAYAATLTVVLLVLLSAVALIKFGYLDRRIHYQ; from the coding sequence ATGACAGATCAAGCCGCCACCATGTCAGTTGCCGCACGCAGGCCGAAATCGCATGCGTGGTGGAATGCTGTGAACGCCTGGCTTCTGCTATTGCCAGCGGCGGTGCTGCTGATCGCGTTCACGCATTATCCAATCCTGGCGACCATCCGGCATTCGTTCTTTATTACGCGCCGGAACGGCACGGAAGTTTTCGTCGGCCTGGAGAGCTATCATGCGATGGCTGCCGATCCGATTTTCTGGAAGGCGCTGGTCAACAATTTCTGGTTTGCGCTGGGCACCATCCCGACGTCGATCGCTCTGGCGCTGTTGATGGCGATCTGGGTCAATCGCAACATGCGTGGCCGCGGCTTTCTGCGGCTTGCCTTCTTCACGCCGACCGTACTGCCGATGATCGCGGTCGCGAACATCTGGTTGTTCTTCTACACGCCGGATTACGGACTGCTCGATCAGTTGCGCGGGGTTTTTGGATTAGCCGGCTGGAACTGGCTCGGCGATCCCAGCACGGTGATGGGCTGTCTTGTTGTGATGGTGATCTGGAAGGAAGCCGGATTCTTCATGATCTTCTATCTGGCCGCGCTTCAGCAGTTGTCGCCGGATCTGGAGGAAGCCGCCGCAGTCGAAGGCGCAAGCCGCTGGTACACTTTCCGCCGCATTACCTTCCCGCTGCTGATGCCGACGACGTTGTTTGTGACAATCAACGCAGTGATCAATTCGTTCAAACTGGTCGACCATCTCGTCATCATGACCAAGGGCGGGCCCAACAACGCCAGTACGTTGCTGCTGTATTACATCTATGAAGTCGCGTTCACGTTCCAGGATTCCGCCTACGCCGCGACCCTGACGGTGGTGCTCTTGGTTCTGCTCAGCGCGGTCGCATTGATCAAATTCGGCTACCTCGATCGCAGGATTCATTATCAATGA
- a CDS encoding acyl-CoA dehydrogenase family protein, translated as MSENIVAETAERIFADLADAQNINGAANDGWKQPLWSALTDAGLPLSWVPEECDGSGASLADGFAVAASAGKFAVPVPLVETMLAGWLLAQAGIPSPAGRMTVAPARPQDRVALNADGTLSGRLRGVPFASEAAHIAVIAQSAKGYSIALVETSACRIETGESLGNDASDTVTLDNVRPVSSKPAPSAFTPTSLMQMGATVRSLQIAGALETMLEITVRYSNERVAFEKKISKFQAVQHNLARLAGEVAAAVAAAGSAADAIASSSLFDDAVFLEVASAKVRCAEAAEKGTAIAHQVHGAIGFSMEHILHRYTLRALGWRDDFGHESYWATELGKFVAARGADELWPLVASR; from the coding sequence GTGAGCGAGAATATTGTTGCGGAGACGGCGGAGCGGATTTTTGCGGATCTTGCGGACGCGCAGAACATCAACGGCGCCGCGAATGATGGCTGGAAGCAGCCGCTGTGGAGCGCGCTGACGGATGCAGGTCTGCCGCTGTCGTGGGTGCCGGAGGAGTGCGACGGCTCCGGCGCGAGCCTCGCGGATGGTTTTGCGGTTGCGGCTTCCGCCGGAAAATTTGCGGTGCCTGTTCCGCTGGTCGAAACAATGCTGGCGGGCTGGCTGCTGGCGCAGGCTGGGATTCCCTCCCCCGCAGGCAGGATGACGGTTGCACCGGCGCGACCGCAGGATCGCGTCGCGCTTAATGCCGACGGTACGCTCAGCGGACGGCTTCGCGGGGTGCCGTTCGCATCCGAGGCCGCGCATATCGCGGTAATCGCACAAAGTGCGAAGGGATACTCCATTGCACTGGTGGAGACATCGGCCTGCCGGATCGAGACCGGCGAGAGCCTCGGCAATGACGCATCGGACACCGTGACGCTCGACAATGTCAGGCCCGTTTCGTCCAAACCGGCGCCATCCGCTTTCACGCCGACATCACTGATGCAGATGGGCGCGACGGTGCGCAGCCTGCAGATCGCTGGTGCGCTGGAGACGATGCTCGAGATCACCGTGCGCTATTCGAACGAGCGTGTGGCGTTCGAGAAGAAAATCTCGAAGTTCCAAGCCGTGCAGCACAACCTCGCACGGCTCGCGGGCGAAGTCGCCGCCGCCGTCGCCGCGGCAGGATCGGCCGCCGACGCGATCGCAAGCAGTTCGTTGTTCGACGATGCGGTGTTTCTGGAGGTTGCATCGGCCAAGGTCCGCTGTGCGGAAGCCGCCGAGAAAGGCACCGCGATCGCGCATCAGGTGCATGGCGCCATCGGCTTCTCGATGGAGCACATCCTGCATCGCTACACGCTACGCGCGTTGGGCTGGCGCGACGATTTCGGCCACGAGAGTTACTGGGCGACCGAGCTTGGCAAGTTTGTCGCTGCTCGCGGCGCGGATGAGCTGTGGCCGCTGGTCGCGTCGCGGTAA